One window of Triticum dicoccoides isolate Atlit2015 ecotype Zavitan chromosome 5A, WEW_v2.0, whole genome shotgun sequence genomic DNA carries:
- the LOC119298261 gene encoding basic blue protein-like, whose protein sequence is MMARETIVPTLLVLLLAVCGTTTVVHGKEWTVGDNKGWSFGVSVWESGKHIQSGDVLVFKYNPSMHNVVQVGEGDYNSCRVSGPSRTYTSGNDHIQLAREGKTFFICSHPGHCQQGMKIAVTA, encoded by the exons ATGATGGCACGGGAAACCATCGTACCCACCCTTTTGGTGCTACTTCTGGCCGTTTGCGGCACAACCACTGTTGTCCATGGCAAGGAGTGGACCGTTGGTGACAACAAGGGATGGAGCTTCGGCGTCTCTGTATGGGAGAGTGGCAAGCACATCCAGTCCGGCGACGTGCTTG TGTTCAAGTACAACCCTAGTATGCACAACGTTGTGCAGGTGGGAGAAGGCGACTACAACTCATGCAGGGTCTCGGGCCCGTCGAGGACCTACACCTCCGGCAATGACCACATCCAGCTCGCCCGTGAAGGCAAAACGTTCTTCATCTGCAGCCATCCAGGTCACTGCCAGCAAGGCATGAAGATCGCCGTCACTGCTTAA